GCAAAAAATATGGTTAGCCCGAGCAGGGTACAGATGTCAAATGTTCCCATGGAAAAAAATAGGTAAAACCGTAAATGGTAAATATAAAGGGTATGAAATTCACCACTTGCACAAAAAAGCTTACAAAAGATTGGGAAAAGAGAGATACAAGAGAGATGTAGTAGTATTGAGTACATTTGCTCACCAGTGGGTTTATCACAGAATACTTAGTTTCGGCAAAACTACCGTACAGAAGCAAAAAAACTTTCCTAACTTATTGCAACGAATTATGAACATGTGGTGTATTTTACCTTATCCTATTAAATGGCTTTGGATTATCGTGTCTACTCTCTTCGTTTTGGTGGCTTTGCTTGATTCATCAGGTTTTTTACATCGTAGGCTGCTATGGTACACTCAATAAAATTTTGACTTGCGTGCGGTTTTTTACAATCAAATTTTTTATCTTTGTAAATGAAAAAATGGTCTTAATTTTCAGAGTATAGAAAAAATCTTACTATAGGCAAAAGTTTTATGCCATCTTTAAGCATATTTTTTCCTTTCTATAATGACGCAGGCACGGTAGAAATGATGATAACCGATGCGTACCGATACGGCAGCCAGCTTACCAACGACCTTGAAGTCATTGCCGTCAATGATGGAAGCAAAGACCACACTTTGTTAGAACTTCAACGAATGCAGAAAAAATTTCCCGAGTTGATTGTAATCAACCATGAACAAAACAAAGGATACGGCGGGGCGCTACAATCAGGTATTAAAGCGACTACAAAAGAATGGATCTTTTATACCGATGGCGATGCACAATATCACCTTGATGAACTATATCTGCTTTGGAAGCATATTCCTCAATACGATTTTGTCAATGGCTATAAAATACGCCGCTCTGATGGTTTTGTTCGTACATATATAGGCTTGGCATATCGTAAATTGACAAAAATGGTATTCAAAATACCTATCAAAGATGTAGATTGCGATTTTAGACTGATGCGCGGCGATTTATTACGCAGCATAAATTTTGAATTTACCAGCGGCGCCATTACGGTAGAATTAGTCAAAAAAATGAGCTTTCTGACTAATAAAATAAAAGAAGTTCCTGTACATCATTACGACCGAATATACGGCAAATCTAGTTTTTTCAATTTTGATAAAATTACCGAAACATTGAAAGATGAAATCAAACTCATAAAAGCCCTCAAAAAGGTTAAAAAAAAGAACTATGAACTCGAACGTACAAAAGAAGTGGGCGCAAAGTTTGATGCAGTCCAGTGAATACGCAGCTATGTACCACTGCGAAAATGATATGTGGTGGTACAAAGGTTTGAGAAATGTATTACAACACACTCTAAAAGATCTCCACAACGCTGTGATTGTAGACGCAGGCTGCGGTACAGGTAAAAATATGGAATTTCTAAAAGAATTAGGACACCAGGTGTATGGTTTTGATATTTCCCAAGAAGCTATACACTTTTGTCAATCCCGAGGGTTGGATACCGCCGAATTAGGTGATATTACTACTGTGAGTTATCCTGATAACTTTGCCGACGTTTTACTAAGTATGGATGTTTTGGTATTGCTTCATGAAGAAGAGATTGATATTTTTATGAAAAACGCCGCACGCATATTAAAACCCGGTGGAAAATTGCTTATCCATGTAGCGGCTTTACCTTGGTTATTTTCTCAACATGATATAGTATGCAACGTAAAACGTAGATATACTAAAAAAACACTCAAAAAAATGCTTTTACAGTATCCTAATTTTGAGATAAGAAGAATAACCTACCGAATGTTCTTATTATTTCCGCTGATTGCAGGTGTAAAGCTGATTAAAAAAGTTGTGGGTAAAAATAATCCTAAATCTGATCAAGGTGTTCCCCCAAAACCTTTTAATTTCATTTTGACCCAAATTCAATACATAGAAAATTTTTTACTGCGCTACGTTTCTTTTCCCTGGGGTACATCATTGTACGCAGTACTTCATAGAAAATAACGGCTGTTCAGAAAAATGTTTTTAACGGTTTTTTATTGGTTTGGAAATTTGGAATAAACTTTGTATTTTTACAAGTGAAACATTCTACTTTTAACTACCGTTTAATATAATTGAGTTGAAATATGAAAAGTACAAAATTATTGTTATCGGTCTTACTTCTCTGGTCTGCAAGTATAACTTCAATAGCCCAGGGATACGATGAAATGTACGGCGACTACTATACTAATAAGCCAAGGGGCAATTCTGCAAACAACAGCTATAGTTATAGCAGTGAGCCTAATCGTAGTGAATACAATGAAGACTCATACGAATATGATGCTTTTATTGAAGAAGATGGCTATTACACTTCTCGATTGAGGCGTTTTTATGGCGATTGGTGGAGTGGATGCAGCTACTATGACCCATTTTACACTAATTCTTGGTACTGGGGTTGGGGTATGCCTACATTTGCCGTAGTTACTACTCCTACAATATGGGGCGGTTGGCGTACAAGAATAATATGGTCCTACGGCTGGGGTTGGTCTACTTATTACTACAATCCTTTCCTCTACACAAGTGTATGGAACTATAATCCTTGGTGGTACGGCTTTTACAATCCATTCAGTCCATGGAACAACCCCTACATGGCAGGATACATGGCAGGATATTACGCAGGATACAATGCAGGCTTCTACAACGGATGGTGGGGTAACCCTTATTACGGTTGGGGTAATCCTTGGTGGGGTTGGGGCTACTATAATCCATACGTATGGAACGGTGGATGGAATGACCCTTGGGGCTGGCGAAATGCACCTCGTTACAGTTCAGGTGGAATGGTTACAAACAATAGCGGTAGAGGTAGCAGCAACGTTACTAACCTAAATCCTGGCAGAGTGGACCAAAGTGGTGGGAATAGCCCCGGGCGCAGTAGTATTATCAGCAGCCCTCGTAACAATGACTACAATAGCAACCCCAGACCTAACTATTACAACAACAATACTAGCACTCCTAGACCAAATTACTACAACAATAGCTCTAATAATAACATATCCAAACCACGCGGCAGTGAGTTGAACAATAACACTACTCCTCGCAGTTATGAAAACAACAACCCTACTCCTCGTAATTCTACTCCTCGCAATTATGAGAATAACATCCAATATAACGCTACTCCTCGCAACTTTAACAATAGCAGTAACTTTACTCCAAGAAGCTATACGCCAAGTAATTCAATAAACAGTGGCAATAGAAGCAGCAGCGGAAGTGGGCGATATTCTCCTCGCTAAATATAAACCTCCCCTACAAAAAATCCCCTGTGTTTTTAATGCAGGGGATTTTTGGTTGTAAAATCAAGAGGTTCTTTACTTTTGATAAGTGTAAAAACCTTTACCTGTTTTATCGCCCAAATGTCCTGCGGCAACCATGTTTCTCAACAGTGGACAAGCACGATATTTAGAATCTCTAAATCCTTCATATAACACATCCATGATATTGAGACATACGTCTAAACCTATAAAGTCTGCTAATCTCAACGGACCCATAGGATGTCCCATGCCTAATTTCATTACTTCATCTATGGCTTCAGGTGTAGCTATACCTTCATATACGCAGTATATTGCTTCGTTAATCATTGGTAAGAGTATGCGGTTGCTTACAAATCCAGGATAATCCTTCACTTCTACAGGTACTTTTTCCATTTT
This is a stretch of genomic DNA from Bacteroidia bacterium. It encodes these proteins:
- a CDS encoding class I SAM-dependent methyltransferase, producing MNSNVQKKWAQSLMQSSEYAAMYHCENDMWWYKGLRNVLQHTLKDLHNAVIVDAGCGTGKNMEFLKELGHQVYGFDISQEAIHFCQSRGLDTAELGDITTVSYPDNFADVLLSMDVLVLLHEEEIDIFMKNAARILKPGGKLLIHVAALPWLFSQHDIVCNVKRRYTKKTLKKMLLQYPNFEIRRITYRMFLLFPLIAGVKLIKKVVGKNNPKSDQGVPPKPFNFILTQIQYIENFLLRYVSFPWGTSLYAVLHRK
- a CDS encoding glycosyltransferase family 2 protein, which gives rise to MPSLSIFFPFYNDAGTVEMMITDAYRYGSQLTNDLEVIAVNDGSKDHTLLELQRMQKKFPELIVINHEQNKGYGGALQSGIKATTKEWIFYTDGDAQYHLDELYLLWKHIPQYDFVNGYKIRRSDGFVRTYIGLAYRKLTKMVFKIPIKDVDCDFRLMRGDLLRSINFEFTSGAITVELVKKMSFLTNKIKEVPVHHYDRIYGKSSFFNFDKITETLKDEIKLIKALKKVKKKNYELERTKEVGAKFDAVQ